The Hemibagrus wyckioides isolate EC202008001 linkage group LG10, SWU_Hwy_1.0, whole genome shotgun sequence genome includes a window with the following:
- the apc2 gene encoding adenomatous polyposis coli protein 2 has protein sequence MMSNSVASYDQLVRQVEDLRKENSHLRRELEDNSHHLSKLENETSDMKEVLKHLQGKLEHEACNLAPSGRADVLDQLKEHMHMDLTNYYELKYQPHNLRAFSETMPNQMNDGEDRMQLQLSSRSRSSVCSSSHQCSAVSGEGTAVHPTLHHPAVAGEGRITVQHLEELRKERTMLLNEIEKEEKDRRRYYSQLQGLSQRLAELPRIDTFSIQMDLIRQQLEFEVQQLRSVMEERFGTSDEMVQRTQIRVARLEQLDKELQEAQGSRCPQEKIGQSENQNVDSLSKASVPEMENGASSSTMEASGEAGNKVEMMFWLLSMLASRDREEMSRVLLAMSSSQESCIAMRKSGCVPLLVQILHDVSTGKTPEAAGCSREARSRASAALHNIVYSQPDEGQARREMRVLHVLEQIRSHCENGWDWIENHLGTPSPNGTKTIDIPEPLDPQLCQAVCAIMKLSFEEDYRRAMNELGGLQAIAELMQLEQELYGMQNEPMNMALRRYAGMALTNLTYGDVVNKATLCSKKSCLQAIVAQLASDSEELHQVVSSILRNLSWRADITSKRALRDVGSVSALMTCALQATKESTLKSVLSALWNLSAHSTENKMAICSVDGALGFLVSTLTYQCQTNSLAIIESGGGILRNVSSLIATRDDYRQVLRDHNCLQTLLQHLRSHSLTIVSNACGTLWNLSARSPKDQELLWDLGAVSMLRNLIHSKHKMIAMGSAAALRNLLTNRPLKYKDTAVISPGSCMPSLYMRKQKALEAELDAKHLAETFDSIEKQSPRHMNINKPLRHIESLAKDYASDSGCFDDDEAPNVSSNIETGTFSMLSMFLNNSNFLQSQPRRREGEPERDMESLQTEDKKAQPPDDEMTMAADKLAKKITNTVAKIDKLVEDITMHTSSEDSFSLNSEDHFADWNYGPDDLHEARAKLCSPCHFSDNSFSHKDHLSKAHALLRLKTVNSSLSNDSLNSGSNSDGCYGGNDKIQSFIKPAEQKRPNKLELKVAHKELLNSGATLSKLLCQNEIPERDSDMAKDLKLPHCNTEEEKGQETLISTPATVSTRVSSDASIPTIKLSPSYQHVPLTQNPMLGTLDVQASQAMKKQAWAPTITNGENICKFSPMCPSRSPIGQLETPQKYSVENTPICFSRCSSLSSLSSGDGDLDGQSENDLESDSSLEIIEVEDGDLIKKEEEEEEEEEDETLEDLSDSQLLMTDQKTCPTTSSTSDPIEIPMRHEKIFLREASAVIHEDRTPSSSSENYLHETPLVMSRCSSVSSLGSFESPSIASSIQSDPCSEMISGTVSPSDLPDSPGQTMPPSRSKTPCCAEASGQDQQNIGGIGGQWENGLRKFMEIADLKERFNLPQDLDTMIYFTVEKPLENFSCASSLSALPLHEHYVQKDVELKLTPLLNQQDSEPVYSGKRNLADYPSCMDQDQYSEGNSDDDIEILKECINSAMPSRFKKVRPALMSTLSGQVLNTQAQRSVQLPVYMVLQNNNNQMCSGQKVGMSSKDIHHDDSSYTDSAEGTPVYFSSTTSLSDETLQYPLKAKGSRDWRSRNKETQELIDTEAKRIEELRLFSRFHKSSKMASQPELATNQMNKTIKHMTPTQRLLIQSKEMAAKMTQQRFQSQSPVRQIQKQGQSLSQSMPHIALPIIKQTKEVYQSQKSYSRSKAQENTTFQSTRHPAAKEEALYCFHDNDMTSRDGVMTRSRQKQFNNLNKNNVGVHYANSKGRVDNFQRHGFQRIKQNLIMEEAPPCYSLSSSLSSLSDVEMFEEQGKSQQVKMRNKYNVISSTGQCTLKTQQGQNKYEDNTSPSSVSLDSEDDLLLKCITSAMPKQKKKQATRKRKGEAKQKQKTAQKETGNWDPDDDLDSEEMASDKDSDLNSVEWRAIQEGANTIITKLQASKSQEPSSESDSVLSFISGSSFTPKPDISKKVVKENKKANKPLDFAPRKPVPNLPVVLRGRTVIYTPKKEKTLSQRPPPKKVTPKSDGPKNPSLAQHRSRSLHRLGHLSDSTQLSLPKRSSTPPARIPKSSSSGSSQSSTPSRQPQKKATPSTQTFKQNQKTVNSDPDSSQDTKRGNSMSNQNTRSADSKTQKSPVRIPFMQNSSKQSRAISPLVTNQLTNISRQNSQLSGKRISPANRLDFVRMTSTHSSSGESDQNGFLRQLTFIKESRQNVSCSRSVPASNHVSPRRAPAVFLCSSRCQELKPTVQGPRRVHGPQGPRNGNEQGILKKTVVLPRANSSDTNFTVKRPARRTSSESPCRVPQRPVHEPNLRVTREDTFKRYSSSPSINILSRVTSRSSLRSSSSDSSVRAKSEKDTKQRQNRAGSRNTNNKVTWRRIRDEDVPQILKSTLPPTALPLVPSPEGHKPMPPPLPGKLPTITLISRKTSDATVQTEDLSNNKTNSSTSPTIENGSLISDEVAKMAFLRRISQASGNHLQDGDSDGSLKTYSTASTSTFQSVESSHSGVIGPFRQSAPSKAARVSPFNYVPSPMAYCSQETQSPVPTIAEKSGEKLES, from the exons ATGATGTCCAACTCAGTGGCCTCCTATGACCAGCTGGTGCGGCAGGTGGAGGATCTCCGCAAGGAGAACTCGCACCTACGCCGCGAGCTGGAGGACAACTCACACCACTTGTCCAAGCTGGAAAATGAGACCTCTGATATGAAG GAGGTTCTGAAACATCTGCAAGGCAAGCTGGAGCATGAAGCCTGCAATCTCGCCCCTTCAGGGAGAGCAGATGTTCTTGACCAGCTGAAAG AGCATATGCATATGGACTTGACCAACTATTATGAGCTCAAGTACCAGCCACATAACCTGCGTGCATTCTCAGAGACCATGCCCAATCAAATGAATGATGGAGAGGACAGAATGCAACTTCAGTTATCAAGCAGGTCAAGGAGCTCTGTCTGCTCATCATCCCACCAGTGCTCCGCTGTGTCTGGTGAGGGTACAGCCGTGCACCCCACACTCCACCACCCAGCTGTGGCAGGAGAAGGCCGGATCACTGTCCAGCATCTGGAGGAGCTACGCAAAGAGAG GACAATGCTGCTGAATGAAAttgagaaagaggagaaagaccGCCGTAGGTATTATTCTCAGCTACAGGGGCTTTCACAGAGGCTGGCAGAGCTTCCTCGAATTGACACA ttCTCCATACAAATGGACCTTATTCGCCAACAGTTAGAATTTGAGGTTCAGCAACTGCGCTCAGTCATGGAGGAACGTTTTGGGACCAGTGATGAAATGGTCCAGAGAACACAG ATCCGTGTGGCTCGTCTTGAGCAGCTGGATAAGGAGTTACAGGAGGCACAAGGCTCTCGCTGTCCTCAGGAGAAGATTGGCCAGTCAGAGAATCAA aatGTTGACAGCCTTTCCAAAGCGTCAGTGCCCGAAATGGAAAATGGAGCAAGCAGTAGCACTATGGAGGCATCTGGAGAAGCTGGGAACAAA GTGGagatgatgttctggctgttgTCTATGCTAGCCTCTAGAGATCGAGAGGAGATGTCCCGTGTCTTGTTAGCCATGTCCAGCTCACAAGAAAGCTGCATTGCCATGCGCAAATCTGGCTGTGTGCCCTTACTtgtgcaaatactgcatgatgtAAGCACCGGAAAGACACCTGAAGCCGCAGGCTGCAGCCGAGAGGCTCGATCCCGGGCTAGTGCCGCTCTGCACAACATCGTGTACTCACAGCCTGATGAGGGCCAAGCACGGCGTGAGATGAGGGTACTGCATGTGCTGGAGCAGATACGCTCACACTGTGAGAACGGTTGGGATTGGATCGAGAACCACCTTGGAACCCCGTCTCCTAATGGTACAAAGACCATAG ACATCCCAGAGCCCCTAGATCCCCAGCTTTGCCAGGCAGTTTGTGCCATAATGAAACTTTCCTTTGAAGAGGACTATCGAAGAGCCATGAATGAACTTG GTGGACTTCAGGCTATTGCAGAACTTATGCAGTTGGAACAGGAACTGTATGGTATGCAAAATGAGCCTATGAATATGGCTCTACGAAGATATGCTGGGATGGCACTCACTAACCTTACCTATGGAGATGTTGTAAATAAG gcCACACTTTGCTCTAAGAAAAGCTGTCTTCAAGCCATTGTTGCTCAGCTGGCATCTGATAGCGAGGAGTTACATCAG GTGGTCTCCAGTATTCTGAGGAACCTTTCATGGCGTGCTGATATCACTAGCAAGAGAGCCCTTCGAGATGTTGGCAGTGTATCAGCGTTAATGACCTGTGCCCTCCAGGCTACAAAG GAATCCACCCTAAAGAGTGTGTTAAGTGCTTTGTGGAATTTATCAGCACATAGCACTGAAAATAAGATGGCAATTTGCTCCGTTGATGGTGCTCTAGGATTTTTGGTTAGTACCCTTACCTACCAGTGTCAGACCAACTCCCTGGCAATTATTGAAAGTGGTGGAGGAATCCTGCGGAACGTATCCAGTCTTATTGCTACCCGTGACGATTACAG ACAAGTCCTCAGGGATCACAACTGCCTGCAGACTTTGTTACAACACCTGCGATCACACAGTTTAACAATTGTCAGCAATGCATGCGGAACCCTGTGGAATCTGTCAGCCCGAAGTCCAAAGGACCAAGAATTACTGTGGGACCTAGGAGCTGTTAGCATGCTACGTAATCTCATTCATTCCAAACACAAGATGATAGCCATGGGAAGTGCTGCAGCTCTGAGAAACCTCCTCACCAACCGGCCCCTCAAATATAAAGATACTGCTGTTATATCGCCAGGTTCCTGCATGCCCTCGCTCTATATGAGAAAGCAGAAAGCATTGGAGGCTGAGCTAGATGCGAAGCACCTGGCAGAAACGTTTGATTCTATCGAGAAGCAAAGCCCTAGGCATATGAACATTAACAAGCCGCTACGACATATCGAAAGCTTGGCCAAGGACTATGCCTCAGATTCTGgatgttttgatgatgatgaggccCCAAATGTTTCTAGTAACATAGAAACTGGAACATTTTCCATGCTCTCAATGTTTCTGAATAACTCGAACTTCCTTCAGAGTCAGCCCcgcaggagggagggagagccTGAGAGAGATATGGAGTCATTACAAACAGAAGACAAAAAGGCACAACCTCCTGATGATGAAATGACCATGGCAGCTGACAAATTAGCAAAAAAGATCACCAACACTGTGGCTAAAATTGATAAGCTAGTGGAAGATATTACCATGCACACATCCTCAGAGGATAGCTTTAGTCTCAATTCTGAAGACCATTTTGCAGATTGGAATTATGGGCCTGATGATCTCCATGAGGCTCGTGCTAAGCTGTGTTCCCCCTGCCATTTTTCTGATAATTCCTTCTCACACAAAGATCATCTCAGCAAAGCCCATGCTCTGTTACGGCTGAAAACTGTGAACTCAAGTTTATCCAACGACAGCCTTAACAGTGGAAGCAATAGTGATGGCTGCTATGGTGGTAATGATAAGATTCAAAGTTTCATAAAGCCTGCAGAACAAAAACGTCCAAACAAGCTCGAGCTCAAGGTGGCTCACAAGGAATTGCTAAACAGTGGTGCAACTTTATCCAAATTATTATGTCAGAATGAGATTCCGGAGAGAGATTCTGACATGGCAAAAGATTTAAAATTGCCTCACTGTAACACGGAAGAAGAAAAGGGCCAAGAAACTCTTATATCGACACCAGCAACTGTATCAACCAGAGTATCTTCTGATGCCAGTATACCTACCATTAAGCTCTCCCCCTCCTATCAACATGTTCCACTAACCCAGAATCCCATGCTTGGTACTCTCGATGTTCAGGCATCCCAGGCAATGAAAAAACAAGCATGGGCTCCCACTATAACAAATGGAGAAAATATTTGCAAGTTCTCTCCTATGTGTCCTTCAAGAAGCCCAATAGGTCAACTAGAGACACCACAGAAGTATTCAGTGGAGAATACACCAATCTGCTTCTCCCGTTGTagctctctgtcctctctttcTTCTGGTGATGGAGATCTTGATGGACAAAGTGAAAATGATTTAGAGAGTGACTCATCTCTTGAAATTATTGAGGTGGAAGATGGTGATTTAAttaagaaggaagaagaagaagaagaagaagaagaagatgaaacaCTAGAGGATCTCAGTGATAGTCAACTGCTTATGACTGATCAGAAAACGTGCCCCACTACTAGCAGTACTTCTGATCCTATTGAAATTCCAATGAGACATGAAAAGATATTTCTTAGGGAAGCATCAGCAGTCATACATGAGGACAGGACTCCATCCAGTTCCTCTGAGAATTACCTTCATGAGACTCCACTTGTGATGAGTCGTTGTAGCTCCGTAAGTTCACTGGGTAGCTTCGAGTCCCCATCAATTGCCAGTTCTATACAAAGTGATCCCTGTAGTGAAATGATCAGTGGAACTGTGAGTCCAAGCGACCTCCCAGACAGCCCAGGACAAACCATGCCACCAAGTCGCAGTAAGACCCCATGCTGTGCTGAAGCAAGTGGACAAGATCAGCAAAATATTGGTGGAATTGGAGGCCAGTGGGAAAATGGCTTGCGAAAGTTTATGGAAATTGCTGACTTGAAGGAAAGGTTTAACTTGCCCCAAGACCTAGACACAATGATCTACTTCACTGTCGAAAAACCGTTAGAAAACTTTTCTTGTGCATCCAGTCTTAGTGCCCTTCCTCTGCATGAGCACTATGTACAGAAAGATGTAGAGCTTAAACTTACTCCTTTGTTAAATCAGCAAGACAGCGAGCCAGTATACTCTGGTAAGAGGAATCTTGCTGATTATCCATCATGTATGGATCAAGATCAGTACAGTGAGGGCAACTCGGATGATGACATTGAAATTCTCAAAGAGTGCATCAATTCAGCCATGCCCTCAAGGTTTAAGAAAGTAAGACCCGCTTTAATGTCTACACTCTCGGGTCAAGTACTTAACACCCAAGCTCAAAGATCTGTGCAGTTACCAGTATACATGGTGCTCCAGAATAATAACAACCAAATGTGTTCTGGGCAGAAGGTTGGAATGTCCTCAAAAGATATTCATCATGATGATTCTTCATACACTGACTCTGCTGAAGGTACTCCTGTTTATTTTTCAAGCACCACTTCCTTAAGTGATGAGACTCTTCAGTATCCCCTCAAAGCGAAAGGATCAAGGGATTGGCGTTCCAGAAATAAAGAGACTCAGGAGCTTATTGATACAGAAGCAAAAAGAATTGAAGAGCTACGTCTGTTTTCTCGTTTCCATAAATCATCTAAAATGGCAAGTCAACCTGAACTCGCAACAAACCAAATGAACAAAACCATTAAACATATGACTCCTACCCAGAGACTGCTTATACAAAGTAAGGAAATGGCAGCGAAGATGACTCAGCAAAGATTCCAAAGCCAGTCCCCAGTCAGACAAATACAAAAGCAGGGACAGAGTCTATCGCAAAGTATGCCCCATATAGCGCTTCCAATCATTAAGCAAACTAAAGAGGTCTACCAAAGTCAGAAATCATACTCTAGAAGTAAAGCACAAGAAAATACAACATTTCAATCCACGCGTCATCCAGCAGCAAAAGAGGAAGCACTGTACTGCTTCCATGATAATGATATGACCAGCAGGGATGGGGTAATGACAAGAAGTAGACAGaaacagtttaataatttaaacaaaaataatgtagGTGTCCACTATGCTAATTCAAAAGGTCGTGTGGACAATTTCCAGAGACATGGGTTTCAGAGGATCAAACAAAATCTAATTATGGAAGAAGCGCCCCCATGCTACTCTCTCAGCTCATCTCTCAGCTCTTtgagtgatgtagagatgtTTGAGGAACAGGGGAAATCTCAGCAAGTAAAGatgagaaataaatacaatgtAATATCCAGCACAGGTCAGTGTACTCTAAAAACCCAGCAAGGACAAAATAAATACGAAGACAACACTTCACCAAGTTCTGTCAGCCTGGACTCAGAAGATGACCTTTTGTTAAAATGCATAACGTCTGCTATGccaaagcaaaagaaaaagcaagccaccagaaaaaggaaaggagaagctaaacaaaaacagaaaactgCTCAGAAGGAAACGGGCAATTGGGATCCTGATGATGATCTGGACAGTGAGGAAATGGCATCTGATAAAGATTCAGATCTCAACAGTGTTGAATGGAGGGCAATACAGGAGGGTGCAAATACAATAATCACAAAGTTACAAGCTTCAAAGTCCCAAGAACCATCATCAGAATCAGACTCTGTTCTTTCATTTATATCTGGATCCAGCTTTACCCCAAAGCCTGACATCAGTAAGAAGGTggtcaaagaaaacaaaaaggctAATAAGCCACTTGATTTTGCCCCACGTAAGCCAGTACCGAACTTGCCTGTAGTTTTGAGAGGCAGAACAGTGATATACACTCCCAAGAAAGAGAAAACTCTTTCACAGCGGCCACCACCTAAGAAGGTGACACCAAAATCTGACGGCCCAAAAAATCCTTCCTTAGCCCAACACCGGTCCAGAAGCCTTCACAGGTTGGGGCACCTTAGTGACTCTACTCAATTATCATTACCCAAGAGAAGTTCAACTCCTCCTGCCAGGATTCCAAAGAGTTCCTCATCAGGATCATCTCAAAGTTCGACTCCCTCGAGGCAACCTCAGAAAAAAGCCACCCCCTCTACCCAAACCTTTaaacaaaatcagaaaacagTGAACTCGGATCCAGACAGTTCACAAGACACAAAAAGAGGCAACTCCATGTCCAATCAAAATACGAGATCTGCTGACAGCAAAACGCAGAAATCTCCTGTCAGAATACCATTCATGCAGAATTCATCTAAGCAGTCAAGAGCAATTTCACCATTAGTAACCAACCAGCTTACCAACATTAGTAGACAAAATAGCCAGCTATCAGGGAAGAGAATTTCACCAGCCAATCGACTGGATTTTGTTCGCATGACCTCTACTCATTCAAGCAGTGGTGAATCAGATCAGAATGGTTTCCTTAGACAACTTACTTTTATCAAAGAATCAAGACAGAATGTTTCTTGCTCACGATCTGTTCCTGCATCCAATCATGTCTCTCCTCGAAGAGCCCCAGCAGTTTTCTTATGTTCTTCTCGTTGCCAAGAACTGAAGCCAACAGTGCAAGGTCCAAGAAGAGTGCATGGACCCCAAGGGCCAAGGAATGGTAATGAACAAGGCATACTCAAGAAGACTGTGGTTCTACCAAGGGCAAACTCCAGTGACACTAACTTCACAGTGAAACGTCCAGCTAGGAGAACAAGTTCAGAAAGTCCCTGCAGGGTGCCTCAGAGACCTGTACATGAGCCAAATCTAAGAGTGACAAGAGAGGATACATTCAAAAGGTATTCTTCCTCCCCCAGTATAAATATCTTAAGTCGCGTTACCAGCCGCTCCTCATTGCGCTCGTCATCTTCAGACTCGAGTGTCAGGGCAAAGAGTGAGAAGGACACAAAACAGAGGCAGAATAGAGCTGGATCACGGAATACCAACAATAAAGTCACCTGGAGGAGAATCCGTGATGAAGATGTTCCCCAGATATTAAAGAGCACTCTCCCACCTACTGCACTTCCATTGGTGCCTTCTCCTGAAGGGCACAAACCAATGCCACCGCCATTGCCAGGAAAATTGCCAACAATTACACTTATATCACGCAAGACAAGTGATGCAACAGTTCAAACAGAGGACTTATCAAACAATAAAACCAATTCAAGCACATCACCTACAATTGAAAATGGTTCTTTGATTTCAGACGAAGTAGCTAAGATGGCCTTTCTCAGAAGAATCAGCCAGGCCTCTGGGAATCACCTGCAAGATGGAGATTCTGATGGATCCCTCAAAACCTACAGCACAGCTTCCACCTCAACCTTTCAATCTGTGGAGAGCAGTCATAGTGGGGTCATAGGTCCCTTCCGACAGAGTGCTCCGAGCAAGGCTGCCAGAGTATCTCCATTCAACTATGTCCCCAGCCCTATGGCCTATTGCTCTCAAGAAACACAGAGCCCAGTACCAACAATCGCTGAGAAGTCAGGAGAAAAACTTGAATCATAG